A DNA window from Methylocystis heyeri contains the following coding sequences:
- a CDS encoding thioesterase II family protein: protein MPTPEITLFCFPCAGASASVYYSWRRRSPPWLQVVPVELPGRGARFGEPLIFDFERLARQLSEERQRDLPRSFAFFGHSFGALLCYGVAHELAGRGCSLPLAMFVACCSAPTRRDDERLSRLDNDDAIVAELRSLEGTPKELFEHPELLRLTIDVATADFAACRSFRKKDLPPLDVDIFAFGGRDDEVTPEALDAWGLETSRQSAVELFPGGHFFLQRRESEFLDRLFGILGALRARAKR, encoded by the coding sequence ATGCCCACGCCAGAGATAACGCTCTTTTGCTTTCCCTGCGCCGGCGCCAGCGCCTCCGTCTATTATTCATGGCGCCGCAGGTCTCCCCCCTGGCTGCAGGTCGTGCCGGTGGAGCTGCCGGGGCGGGGCGCGCGTTTCGGCGAGCCGCTCATTTTCGATTTCGAACGCCTCGCACGGCAACTGAGCGAAGAGCGGCAGCGCGACCTGCCGCGTTCATTCGCATTCTTTGGGCATAGCTTTGGAGCCTTGCTCTGTTATGGCGTCGCTCATGAACTCGCTGGACGGGGTTGCAGTCTTCCCCTTGCAATGTTCGTCGCCTGTTGCTCGGCGCCGACACGACGCGACGACGAGCGTCTGTCCAGGTTGGACAACGACGATGCGATCGTCGCGGAGCTGCGCAGTCTCGAGGGTACGCCGAAAGAGCTCTTCGAGCATCCCGAGCTGCTACGTCTGACGATCGACGTCGCGACCGCTGATTTCGCCGCATGCAGAAGCTTTCGGAAAAAAGACCTCCCGCCTCTCGACGTCGACATCTTCGCGTTCGGCGGGCGGGACGATGAAGTGACGCCGGAAGCGCTGGACGCCTGGGGTCTGGAAACGTCTCGGCAATCCGCCGTCGAGCTTTTCCCTGGCGGGCACTTCTTCCTGCAGCGTCGGGAAAGCGAGTTTCTCGACAGGCTGTTCGGGATACTCGGCGCTCTCCGAGCGCGCGCGAAGCGATGA
- a CDS encoding MBOAT family O-acyltransferase, with product MLFNSYAFICAFLPIALLGYHLTSKFGPTAAAAWLVLSSFVFYAYWNVAFVPMLMLSILFNFLLGRFLLGFGDKLEGDEDSPSMKADIALAFGIVCDLIPLMYFKYLTAIVDFFHNLVGIPGDDQSIILPLGISFYTFTQISYLVDCRQGQAKDLDLVRYALFASFFPHLAAGPLLHVREIAPQLLDRRIYAVRTENLLFGALYFVIGLSKKVILADPLAREVALGFAHPAAFGTLSSWGYVLAYSMELYFDFSGYSDMAIGLAAMFGIKFPLNFNSPYRSRCIIDFWQRWHMTLTRYLTLLLYNPISLLVARRRQKQGLPPFRRGVVDMPAFLECVAAPTLVTMALAGVWHGAGLQFLVFGLCHAFYLTVNQAWRAYGPKPREAAPIGIKASIVAAQVIVTYLAVLVGQVFFRADSIGEAMTTLGGMLGLNGWTTPDDAGMPMPYLDLAERFFIVWALPNSQTIMQWLASHAAAASSLRLNYATSLAAGLLLGCDLLMLPGSAVFLYFQF from the coding sequence ATGCTGTTTAATTCCTATGCGTTCATTTGCGCTTTCCTCCCTATCGCCCTTCTCGGCTACCACCTGACGTCCAAATTCGGCCCGACCGCCGCCGCGGCATGGCTCGTCCTGTCCTCCTTCGTTTTCTACGCCTATTGGAACGTCGCTTTCGTTCCGATGCTGATGCTTTCGATCCTGTTCAATTTCCTCCTGGGGAGGTTCCTGCTCGGCTTCGGCGACAAGCTCGAAGGCGACGAAGACAGTCCGTCCATGAAAGCCGATATCGCGCTGGCGTTCGGGATAGTCTGCGACCTGATTCCTTTGATGTATTTCAAATATCTGACAGCGATAGTGGACTTTTTCCATAATCTCGTCGGAATCCCGGGCGACGACCAATCCATCATCCTGCCGTTGGGCATTTCCTTTTATACCTTCACCCAGATCAGTTACCTGGTCGACTGTCGACAGGGACAGGCGAAGGACCTGGACCTCGTTCGCTATGCGTTGTTCGCTTCATTTTTCCCGCATCTCGCGGCCGGGCCGCTCCTGCATGTCCGGGAAATTGCGCCCCAGCTCCTCGATCGCAGAATCTATGCGGTGAGAACGGAAAACCTCCTGTTCGGCGCGCTCTATTTCGTCATCGGCCTTTCGAAGAAAGTGATCCTGGCCGATCCCCTGGCCCGCGAGGTTGCGCTCGGCTTCGCCCATCCGGCTGCTTTCGGGACGCTTTCGAGCTGGGGCTATGTTCTGGCCTATTCGATGGAGCTCTACTTCGATTTTTCGGGTTATTCCGACATGGCGATCGGGCTCGCCGCCATGTTCGGGATCAAGTTCCCCTTGAATTTCAATTCGCCATACAGATCGCGATGCATCATCGATTTCTGGCAGCGCTGGCACATGACCCTGACCCGCTACCTGACGCTTCTGCTCTACAATCCGATCTCGCTGCTCGTCGCCCGCCGCAGGCAAAAACAGGGCCTGCCCCCTTTTCGGCGCGGCGTGGTCGACATGCCCGCTTTCCTCGAATGCGTCGCGGCTCCGACCCTCGTCACCATGGCCCTCGCCGGCGTGTGGCATGGAGCCGGACTGCAATTCCTCGTTTTCGGCCTGTGCCACGCATTCTATCTCACGGTTAATCAGGCGTGGCGCGCCTATGGCCCGAAGCCTCGGGAGGCGGCGCCCATCGGGATCAAAGCCTCGATCGTCGCGGCTCAGGTGATCGTGACCTATCTCGCGGTTCTCGTCGGCCAGGTTTTCTTTCGCGCCGACTCGATAGGCGAGGCGATGACGACGCTCGGCGGCATGCTCGGCCTCAACGGCTGGACGACGCCGGACGACGCCGGGATGCCCATGCCCTATCTCGATCTGGCCGAACGTTTCTTCATCGTATGGGCTCTCCCCAACAGCCAGACGATCATGCAATGGCTGGCCTCGCACGCCGCCGCTGCATCTTCGCTGCGTTTGAACTACGCCACTTCGCTCGCCGCCGGACTGCTGCTCGGCTGCGACCTGCTCATGCTGCCGGGTTCCGCGGTTTTTCTGTACTTCCAGTTCTGA